Proteins found in one Paenibacillus borealis genomic segment:
- a CDS encoding extracellular solute-binding protein: protein MRTRKSGLFLLTAILLLSFTLSACGGNNNSGNAAGGNASGEPGNGTKATEPEVTLKFYFGGDKKAATDEVWSKISDYVKEKGLNVKFDINTIPFGDFKDKMLVMAASGDSWDMNFDGDWLSYKQMAAKGSYMALNDLLPKYAPNLYKKYEEQGTLSAATVNGDIVGLPWTMKMNERKFAGWRSDLAEKAGIQIAADSVKTVEDVDKLLREFKKAYPNEKLSRTTPLSMYMIRDEWVDLNFHGLGFYLSDPKVTVQPVEQQPFYLESAKLSKTWYDDNLINRDAMIDKEGEEVQWRNGKKFFTITSHEWAYADPGFVDPSYKQEMSLLYPDKKYVNRTALANVLAINRNSEHPDLVLRFLDMVETDKTLYDLLQYGIEGKTYKLDGDMAVYPEGMESSTSNYMEWGGQWAFWKPQFMRPTQTYGAGFWESEAAFASEPNNVNSPVDGLFIAEDNVKNEIAKRDQASDEFSRPIEFGVVKNVEKSVSDYIEMQKNNGLDKLLSETQKQVDAYLAAQQ, encoded by the coding sequence ATGCGAACAAGGAAATCGGGGTTGTTCCTGCTTACCGCCATTTTGCTGCTCAGCTTCACATTATCGGCCTGCGGGGGCAATAATAATTCCGGAAATGCGGCTGGCGGCAATGCCAGCGGCGAACCAGGCAACGGCACCAAAGCTACTGAACCGGAAGTGACGCTCAAATTCTACTTCGGAGGCGATAAAAAAGCGGCCACAGACGAGGTCTGGAGCAAAATCAGCGATTACGTCAAGGAAAAAGGGCTGAATGTGAAGTTCGACATCAACACGATTCCCTTCGGCGATTTCAAGGACAAAATGCTGGTCATGGCGGCTTCCGGCGACAGCTGGGACATGAACTTTGACGGCGACTGGCTGTCCTACAAGCAGATGGCGGCTAAAGGCTCTTACATGGCACTGAACGATCTGCTGCCCAAATATGCCCCGAACCTGTACAAAAAATATGAAGAGCAGGGCACTTTGTCTGCCGCAACGGTAAACGGGGATATCGTAGGCCTGCCGTGGACCATGAAGATGAATGAACGCAAATTCGCCGGCTGGCGCTCCGATCTTGCCGAGAAGGCGGGCATCCAGATTGCAGCGGATTCTGTGAAGACGGTCGAGGATGTCGACAAGCTGCTCCGCGAGTTCAAAAAAGCATATCCGAACGAAAAGCTGTCCCGCACCACGCCGCTGTCGATGTATATGATCCGGGACGAGTGGGTGGACCTCAATTTCCATGGTCTCGGCTTCTACCTGAGCGATCCGAAGGTAACCGTCCAGCCGGTGGAGCAGCAGCCGTTCTATCTGGAATCCGCCAAGCTCTCCAAAACCTGGTATGACGACAATCTGATCAACCGGGATGCCATGATCGACAAGGAAGGCGAGGAGGTACAGTGGAGAAACGGCAAGAAGTTCTTTACGATCACTTCGCATGAATGGGCTTACGCCGATCCCGGTTTTGTAGACCCTTCCTACAAACAGGAAATGTCGCTGCTCTATCCGGACAAAAAATACGTCAACCGCACCGCGCTGGCCAACGTGCTGGCGATCAACCGGAACTCCGAGCATCCGGATCTTGTGCTCCGCTTCCTCGATATGGTAGAGACGGATAAGACGCTGTATGATCTGCTGCAGTACGGAATCGAAGGCAAAACCTACAAGCTTGACGGCGATATGGCCGTCTATCCGGAAGGCATGGAATCTTCCACCAGCAACTATATGGAATGGGGCGGACAATGGGCCTTCTGGAAGCCGCAGTTCATGCGTCCGACACAAACCTACGGCGCAGGCTTCTGGGAGAGTGAAGCTGCATTTGCCAGTGAGCCGAATAACGTGAACTCACCAGTCGATGGTCTCTTTATCGCAGAGGACAATGTGAAGAACGAAATTGCCAAACGCGACCAGGCCTCCGATGAATTCAGCCGTCCGATTGAATTCGGCGTCGTCAAGAATGTCGAGAAGTCCGTCAGCGATTACATCGAGATGCAGAAGAACAACGGGCTGGATAAGCTGCTCTCCGAAACGCAGAAGCAGGTGGATGCTTACCTGGCCGCCCAACAATAG
- a CDS encoding carbohydrate ABC transporter permease, which translates to MTAKKFSISQLILMLIVAVFSLTCLYPFIMVISGSLSNEQDIAAYGYTLLPKHVTFDSYRILLLGSHRIVNAYGVSLLVTSVGTVLSLLLTAMAAYALSRRSFKLRGVLSVYVIITMLFSGGLVPWYIICVRYLDLKDTLWALILPSLANAFNMFLIRNFMHSIPEEIHESAKIDGAGEFRIFYRLIAPLALPVLATVGLFMALGYWNDWFLGLMFVDKQELQPLQLLLRTLISNVDFLRSSGNAAAMQRISAQIPSESMKMALTVVTIGPIVFLYPFLQRYFVKGLIVGAVKG; encoded by the coding sequence ATGACAGCCAAAAAATTCTCGATCAGTCAGCTGATCCTCATGCTTATCGTAGCCGTGTTCAGCCTGACCTGCCTGTACCCGTTCATCATGGTCATCTCAGGCTCGCTCAGCAATGAGCAGGACATCGCCGCTTACGGCTACACCCTTTTGCCCAAGCATGTCACCTTCGATTCCTACCGCATTCTGCTGCTGGGCTCACACCGGATTGTCAACGCGTATGGAGTCAGCCTGCTTGTCACCAGCGTGGGCACGGTATTGTCGCTGCTGCTCACAGCCATGGCTGCCTATGCGCTGTCGCGCAGATCCTTTAAGCTTCGCGGCGTTCTGTCGGTATACGTCATTATTACGATGCTGTTTAGCGGCGGCCTTGTGCCCTGGTACATCATCTGTGTGCGCTACCTGGATCTGAAGGATACGCTGTGGGCCTTGATCCTGCCTTCACTGGCGAATGCGTTCAATATGTTCCTCATCCGCAACTTTATGCATTCTATTCCCGAGGAGATTCACGAATCGGCCAAAATCGACGGTGCAGGCGAATTCCGCATCTTCTACCGGCTGATCGCTCCGCTGGCACTGCCCGTGCTGGCCACAGTAGGGCTGTTTATGGCCCTTGGTTATTGGAATGACTGGTTCCTTGGCCTGATGTTCGTCGACAAGCAGGAGCTTCAGCCGCTGCAGCTGCTGCTGCGCACACTGATCTCCAACGTCGATTTTCTGCGAAGCTCCGGCAACGCAGCCGCGATGCAGCGGATTTCGGCCCAGATTCCTTCCGAGTCTATGAAAATGGCGCTCACCGTCGTTACCATCGGCCCTATCGTTTTCCTGTATCCGTTCCTGCAGCGTTATTTCGTCAAGGGTCTGATTGTAGGCGCTGTCAAGGGCTGA
- a CDS encoding ABC transporter permease: MKTITATSSGRPSRTAVRRKSGVLKDLYKNRSLLVMFLPFAVLLLLFNYLPMAGLVIAFKDFDFSKGIFGSSWMNPLLSNFEYLFSSDAAFRAMRNTVLLNILFITVGLVFEVGFALVLNEIRHKFFKRVTQSITFLPFFISWIVVGVFSYNLLNYESGSINRLIEWMGFPGIDFYSSSGLWPLILTIAIRWKVTGYGTIIYLAALTSIDQSYYEAAAIDGASRWQQIRHISLPMLRPTVIILTLLAVGRIMNADFGMFYAMVGDASLLFPTTDVIDTFVYRSLRKTGDIGMASAAGFLQSTVAFVLVLSSNYAARKIDKDSAIF, translated from the coding sequence ATGAAAACGATAACCGCGACTTCAAGCGGGCGGCCCAGCCGCACCGCCGTCCGCAGGAAATCAGGCGTGCTGAAGGATTTATACAAGAACCGGTCACTGCTGGTGATGTTTCTGCCGTTTGCCGTCCTGCTGCTGCTGTTCAACTACCTGCCGATGGCCGGGCTGGTCATTGCCTTCAAGGATTTTGATTTCAGCAAAGGGATTTTCGGCAGCTCGTGGATGAACCCGCTGCTCAGCAACTTTGAATACCTGTTCTCCTCCGATGCCGCGTTCCGGGCGATGCGCAATACTGTCCTGCTCAACATTCTTTTTATAACCGTCGGCTTGGTATTTGAGGTGGGCTTCGCGCTGGTCCTGAATGAGATCCGCCACAAATTCTTCAAAAGGGTGACGCAGTCGATTACCTTCCTGCCCTTCTTCATCTCATGGATCGTAGTTGGCGTTTTCTCCTACAATCTGCTGAATTATGAAAGCGGGTCCATTAACCGGCTGATCGAATGGATGGGCTTCCCCGGCATTGACTTTTACAGCAGCTCCGGGCTGTGGCCGCTGATTCTGACGATTGCCATCCGCTGGAAGGTTACAGGCTATGGCACAATCATTTATCTGGCTGCGCTGACCTCCATCGACCAATCCTATTACGAGGCGGCAGCGATCGACGGCGCGTCCCGCTGGCAGCAGATCCGGCATATCAGTCTTCCGATGCTGCGGCCGACGGTGATCATCCTGACGCTGCTGGCGGTAGGGCGGATTATGAATGCGGACTTCGGGATGTTCTATGCGATGGTGGGCGACGCTTCGCTGCTGTTCCCGACCACCGACGTTATCGACACCTTCGTGTACCGCAGCCTGCGCAAGACCGGAGATATCGGCATGGCCTCGGCCGCAGGGTTCCTGCAGTCGACAGTGGCCTTCGTGCTGGTGCTCAGCAGCAATTATGCCGCCCGTAAAATTGACAAGGATTCTGCCATTTTCTAA
- a CDS encoding sensor histidine kinase yields MSKARIALGSLRNKVILIFFAILIVPFLLFAYYTHVKAIEGISNANTSVSHSFLIQARKGFEVYLSQLNSQMNDLIGNKQLQDLLKTAPAGWEEEELFTVNMLTLLNNQALAIDAFRVHIYPIDPAAYTDYMNTIGEPDLAARGEWFQKARSSISPAWHLSMPSSGRYAKPLLTYTKRFTGLYDRQPRGIIAADVSEDQLARYISPSGNIAGQKLLLLDGDGSVLYDSSANEWTGQPEMAGRFHNLTSGPEISRTVMIGGQKYLASSLKLDSRSWYLVSLSPLSELTGTIDEINRVMLIFLVIYLLCSLGVVIYFTVHFTQPVVRLVQLMRKAEKGHFRYHSVWSKRNDEVGWLYRGFTSLTTQIETLIEEASRSEWKKKELEFQVLSHQINPHFLYNTLESIRWKAETHGRSDISEMVAALGNLLRLSLNQGKEITTLRREIEQLQAYVQIEQARMGQTIRILYAIEPELLPLPFMRLLLQPLVENAIQHSIRDNFEQGKILVSARREREDIVIDIIDNGKGIPQEILDKLNRDIQEEPSQSTGSKGVGLRNVNERLRLYFGDAYRLQIESDPAYGTKIALRHPVMKKEEPGPEGGGAPAAGADR; encoded by the coding sequence ATGAGTAAGGCACGGATTGCGCTGGGCTCGCTCCGGAATAAGGTCATCCTGATTTTTTTTGCCATTCTGATTGTTCCGTTTCTCCTGTTCGCCTATTACACCCATGTCAAAGCGATAGAGGGGATCTCCAATGCCAATACATCGGTTTCCCATAGCTTTCTTATCCAGGCGCGCAAAGGCTTCGAGGTCTATCTGTCGCAGCTGAACAGCCAAATGAACGATTTGATCGGGAACAAGCAATTGCAGGATCTGCTGAAGACTGCACCGGCAGGCTGGGAAGAGGAGGAGCTGTTTACGGTCAACATGCTGACCCTGCTTAACAATCAGGCGCTGGCGATCGATGCCTTCCGGGTGCATATTTACCCCATCGATCCCGCCGCCTACACAGACTATATGAATACGATCGGTGAGCCGGACCTTGCCGCCAGGGGGGAATGGTTCCAGAAGGCCCGCTCTTCAATCAGTCCGGCCTGGCATTTGTCGATGCCGAGCAGCGGACGTTATGCCAAGCCCCTCTTGACCTATACCAAGCGGTTCACCGGCCTGTATGACCGCCAGCCGCGGGGGATTATTGCCGCAGATGTATCCGAGGACCAGCTCGCGCGCTATATCTCCCCGTCGGGGAATATCGCCGGGCAGAAGCTGCTGCTCCTGGACGGGGATGGGAGTGTGCTGTACGATTCGTCCGCCAATGAATGGACGGGGCAGCCGGAAATGGCGGGCCGGTTCCACAATCTGACGAGCGGCCCGGAAATTTCACGGACGGTCATGATAGGAGGCCAGAAGTATCTGGCTTCCAGCCTGAAGCTGGACAGCCGTTCCTGGTATCTGGTCAGCCTGTCGCCGCTGAGTGAGTTAACCGGAACGATTGACGAGATCAACAGGGTCATGCTGATTTTCCTGGTGATCTATCTGCTGTGCAGCTTAGGTGTAGTCATTTATTTCACCGTGCATTTCACCCAGCCTGTTGTCCGGCTTGTTCAGCTGATGCGCAAGGCGGAGAAGGGGCATTTCCGCTACCACTCCGTGTGGTCGAAGCGCAATGATGAGGTCGGCTGGCTGTACCGCGGCTTCACCAGTCTGACTACCCAGATCGAAACCTTGATTGAAGAAGCCTCACGTTCGGAATGGAAAAAGAAGGAGCTGGAATTTCAGGTGCTGAGCCACCAGATTAATCCCCATTTCCTGTACAACACGCTGGAATCCATCCGCTGGAAGGCAGAAACTCACGGCCGCAGCGATATCAGCGAGATGGTGGCGGCGCTTGGCAATCTGCTGCGGCTCAGCCTGAACCAGGGCAAGGAAATTACGACACTGCGGCGCGAGATCGAGCAGCTTCAGGCCTATGTGCAGATTGAGCAGGCCCGGATGGGCCAGACCATCCGGATTCTGTATGCCATCGAACCGGAGCTGCTGCCGCTGCCCTTCATGCGCCTGCTGCTGCAGCCGCTTGTGGAGAATGCCATCCAGCACAGCATCCGCGACAATTTCGAGCAGGGCAAGATTCTTGTGTCCGCCCGCCGCGAGAGGGAGGATATCGTCATCGATATCATTGACAACGGCAAGGGCATTCCGCAGGAGATCCTGGACAAGCTGAACCGGGATATTCAGGAGGAGCCGAGCCAGTCCACCGGCAGCAAGGGGGTAGGTCTCCGGAATGTCAACGAACGTCTGCGGCTGTATTTCGGGGATGCCTACCGGCTGCAGATCGAATCTGATCCGGCTTACGGCACGAAGATTGCGCTGCGCCATCCCGTCATGAAGAAGGAGGAACCGGGCCCTGAAGGCGGGGGCGCACCTGCAGCCGGGGCAGACCGGTGA
- a CDS encoding response regulator: protein MLALIVDDEMEIREGLRTGFPWSAYGIENVLTADDGDTALELARARRPDLIVTDIRMKRMSGLELIGTLGRERPDGWKAIVISGYDDFDMVRQAMKLGAMDYILKPINITELGEVLGRAISQLEQERMDRKNRQLLNDQVHSALPKIRGELLREILEHDYDPYRETRLLHRLRTLQADWIACGPSVVLLLEADDLKSVENREGLRREKELILFGIGNVVKQTLEEDYPEPFILYEDSKQRWVAVLRCAKGEGTARIEELGNLCIERIHAFVKVKASAALCTLPGAMSELHARYAEAEEILEQKAIYGGQRLLTSRGWEQESELDIPPITNPDEVLDLIRYGTEADIQAAMNRFYELVQSWSLCQIKDIQQHIFEWLLGIFKKAAQLGWSEQGWQRNPMILWDRLERYDTLESLRGQAELCLLEMARDFAELAASPGQIIQEAEKYILMHYADNLTLQSVASEVHVTPVWLSKLFKKEKHQTFLEYLTEVRMDNARKMLGEVKYKIYQISSLVGYKDPVHFTKLFKKQTGCTPKEFRKLQGIADE, encoded by the coding sequence TTGCTGGCACTTATAGTGGATGATGAAATGGAGATCAGGGAGGGGCTGCGCACTGGTTTTCCCTGGTCGGCTTATGGAATTGAAAACGTTTTAACCGCCGATGATGGCGATACGGCACTCGAGCTGGCGCGGGCCCGGAGGCCCGATCTGATTGTGACCGACATCCGGATGAAGCGCATGTCCGGGCTTGAGCTGATCGGGACGCTCGGCCGGGAACGGCCGGACGGCTGGAAGGCCATCGTTATCAGCGGCTATGATGATTTCGATATGGTCCGGCAGGCGATGAAGCTGGGGGCGATGGACTATATCCTGAAACCGATTAACATAACTGAGCTGGGCGAGGTGCTGGGACGCGCGATTTCACAGCTGGAGCAGGAGCGGATGGACCGGAAGAACCGGCAGCTGCTCAATGACCAGGTGCACAGCGCGCTGCCCAAAATCCGCGGTGAGCTGCTGCGGGAGATTCTGGAGCATGACTATGATCCCTACCGGGAGACGCGGCTGCTCCACCGGCTGCGGACACTCCAGGCCGACTGGATTGCCTGCGGGCCTTCCGTGGTTCTGCTGCTGGAGGCCGACGATCTGAAATCGGTGGAGAACCGGGAAGGCCTCCGCCGTGAGAAGGAGCTGATTCTGTTCGGCATCGGCAATGTGGTGAAGCAGACGCTGGAGGAGGATTATCCCGAGCCCTTCATCCTGTACGAGGATTCGAAGCAGCGCTGGGTCGCCGTGCTGAGATGCGCCAAGGGAGAGGGCACAGCACGGATCGAAGAGCTGGGCAATCTGTGCATTGAGCGCATCCATGCCTTTGTGAAGGTGAAGGCCAGCGCTGCGCTGTGCACCCTTCCCGGGGCGATGTCCGAGCTGCATGCCAGATATGCCGAAGCGGAGGAGATTCTGGAGCAGAAGGCGATATACGGGGGGCAGCGCCTCCTGACCAGCCGCGGCTGGGAGCAGGAATCCGAGCTTGATATTCCGCCGATTACGAACCCCGATGAAGTGCTCGATCTCATCCGTTACGGTACCGAGGCTGACATCCAGGCCGCCATGAACCGGTTCTACGAGCTGGTCCAATCCTGGTCGCTCTGCCAGATCAAGGATATCCAGCAGCATATTTTCGAATGGCTGCTCGGCATCTTCAAGAAGGCTGCCCAGCTGGGCTGGAGTGAGCAGGGCTGGCAGCGCAATCCGATGATTCTCTGGGACCGGCTGGAGCGCTATGATACGCTCGAATCGCTGCGCGGACAGGCGGAGCTCTGCCTGCTGGAGATGGCGCGTGATTTTGCCGAGCTGGCCGCTTCACCCGGTCAGATCATTCAAGAGGCGGAGAAATACATTCTGATGCATTATGCAGACAACCTGACCCTGCAGAGCGTGGCGTCTGAGGTGCATGTAACGCCGGTATGGCTCAGCAAGCTGTTCAAGAAAGAGAAGCACCAGACCTTCCTGGAGTATCTGACCGAGGTGCGTATGGACAATGCCAGGAAGATGCTCGGGGAAGTGAAATATAAGATTTACCAGATTTCCTCGCTGGTAGGCTATAAGGACCCTGTTCATTTTACCAAGCTGTTCAAAAAACAGACGGGCTGTACACCCAAGGAATTCCGCAAGCTGCAGGGCATTGCGGATGAGTAA
- a CDS encoding alpha-mannosidase — MKAKQTVHVVSHTHWDREWYMPYEAHHVRLIETMNSLLDTFERDPEFRSFYLDGQTIVFEDYLQVHPEKKELLQRLSREGKLAAGPWYVLQDEFLTSSEANVRNLQIGLRDAREIGTVSRLGYFPDSFGNMGQAAQILRQAGIGTAVFGRGVKATGFNNQTLDSGHLESPFSELIWESPDGSEVLGILFANWYNNGMEIPVDPAEARVYWDQRLEQASRYASTPHLLLLNGCDHQPVQQNLSAALRTARELYPETEFLHSDYDSYIRSLRAELPEELTRIRGELRGQRTDGWYSLVNTASARVWIKQRNQQAQTLLEKTAEPLAALAHTLGSPYPHALFRYAWKTLMQNHPHDSICGCSVDEVYREMDIRFAKSTEVGRNLARASADYISSRIDTSGFSAYGADAVPFTVYNTSGYGESRVVTLELEWSRRYFSQSENPVEIAGEVERRSHAAGILVDSHGRQLAAEITDLGVRFGYDLPDDRFRQPYMARALRITFEADDLPGMGYRSFAWIPVTGEVSSEAHKAAAADEGNSVSLAVSANTLENPLLRVSVEPDGSLTLLDKKTGVTYAGLGVYEDAGDIGNEYIFYQPPGEAPITTAGLKAEITLVEDMPWRATIEIMHQLEIPAAADERLAEEIRTMVLFNERLSGRSASTVPLRIVTRVSLERSGAGVKVSASFDNQACDHRLRALFPAGIDAAVHYADSVFEVAERQTVPAPEWKNPSYCHHMQTFVDVHGPDRGLVIAGKGLNEYEVLQDGKGTIAVTLLRAVGELGDWGVFPTPEAQCLGPCEAEWMIIPHGGAADRYAAYREAYAFPVPAFTADTRLHGGELPPDAGWLHWSGERLAFSSLKIAEDSGDAIARWYNLSGEDTGLKLETEAAAYETTILEEAAGAPVGAVLAVQGFKIVTVGIPGTLRQKGR; from the coding sequence ATGAAAGCAAAACAAACGGTTCATGTCGTTTCGCACACACATTGGGACCGGGAATGGTATATGCCTTATGAAGCCCATCATGTCCGCCTGATTGAAACGATGAATTCACTGCTGGACACCTTCGAACGTGATCCGGAATTCCGCAGCTTCTACCTGGACGGGCAAACGATCGTATTTGAAGATTACCTGCAGGTGCATCCCGAGAAAAAAGAATTGCTGCAGCGGCTCAGCCGCGAAGGCAAGCTGGCCGCCGGCCCCTGGTATGTGCTGCAGGACGAATTCCTGACCAGCAGTGAGGCCAATGTCCGCAACCTGCAGATCGGCCTGCGCGATGCGCGGGAGATTGGCACGGTCTCCCGGCTCGGGTATTTCCCTGATTCCTTCGGCAACATGGGACAGGCGGCGCAGATTCTCCGCCAGGCCGGAATCGGGACTGCCGTATTCGGACGGGGCGTGAAGGCGACCGGATTCAATAATCAGACCTTGGATAGCGGACACCTGGAGTCTCCATTCTCGGAGCTCATCTGGGAATCACCGGACGGCTCCGAGGTGCTTGGCATCCTCTTTGCCAACTGGTACAACAACGGCATGGAGATCCCGGTGGACCCCGCAGAAGCCAGGGTCTACTGGGATCAGCGGCTGGAGCAGGCCTCGCGCTACGCGTCCACCCCGCATCTGCTGCTGCTGAACGGCTGCGACCACCAGCCCGTTCAGCAGAATCTGTCCGCCGCGCTGCGCACCGCCCGGGAGCTGTATCCGGAGACCGAGTTCCTCCACTCGGACTATGACAGCTACATCCGCAGCCTGCGCGCGGAGCTGCCGGAGGAGCTGACCCGCATCCGCGGTGAGTTGCGCGGCCAGCGCACGGACGGCTGGTACTCGCTCGTCAACACAGCTTCGGCACGCGTGTGGATCAAACAGCGGAACCAGCAGGCGCAGACGCTGCTGGAGAAGACCGCTGAACCGCTGGCCGCCCTGGCGCATACGCTGGGCTCCCCTTATCCGCATGCGCTCTTCCGCTATGCCTGGAAGACGCTGATGCAGAACCATCCGCATGACAGCATCTGCGGCTGCAGCGTAGACGAGGTGTACCGGGAGATGGACATCCGGTTCGCCAAAAGCACGGAGGTCGGGCGGAATCTCGCCCGGGCAAGTGCGGACTACATCAGCTCGCGCATTGATACCTCAGGCTTCTCGGCCTATGGGGCAGATGCCGTGCCGTTCACCGTGTACAATACCAGCGGCTACGGAGAATCGCGGGTGGTGACGCTGGAGCTGGAGTGGAGCCGCCGCTATTTCAGTCAAAGCGAGAATCCGGTTGAAATCGCCGGCGAGGTAGAGCGGCGCTCCCATGCGGCAGGAATCCTTGTGGATTCGCACGGCAGGCAGCTCGCTGCGGAGATCACCGATCTGGGCGTGCGCTTCGGCTATGATCTGCCGGACGACAGGTTCAGACAGCCTTACATGGCACGGGCACTGCGGATCACCTTCGAAGCAGACGATCTGCCTGGCATGGGCTACCGCTCCTTCGCCTGGATTCCCGTTACCGGTGAAGTGTCTTCTGAAGCGCATAAAGCTGCGGCTGCGGATGAAGGCAACAGCGTGTCCTTGGCTGTATCAGCAAATACGCTGGAGAATCCCCTGCTGCGGGTAAGCGTGGAACCGGACGGGAGCCTGACGCTCCTGGACAAGAAGACCGGCGTGACTTATGCAGGCCTGGGAGTATATGAGGATGCCGGGGATATCGGCAATGAATATATCTTCTATCAGCCACCGGGCGAGGCTCCAATCACTACGGCAGGACTTAAGGCGGAAATCACACTCGTGGAGGATATGCCATGGCGGGCCACGATTGAGATTATGCATCAGCTGGAGATCCCGGCTGCGGCAGACGAACGGCTTGCAGAGGAAATACGTACAATGGTGCTCTTTAACGAGCGTCTGTCCGGGCGCTCCGCGAGCACCGTGCCGCTCCGCATCGTCACCCGGGTCAGCCTGGAGCGCTCAGGCGCAGGAGTTAAGGTATCCGCCTCCTTCGATAATCAGGCGTGTGACCACCGGCTGCGTGCGCTGTTCCCCGCCGGCATCGATGCTGCCGTGCATTACGCCGATTCGGTCTTCGAGGTGGCGGAGCGCCAGACCGTCCCGGCACCGGAGTGGAAGAATCCCAGCTATTGCCACCACATGCAGACGTTTGTCGATGTGCATGGTCCAGATCGCGGACTGGTGATTGCCGGCAAGGGGCTGAATGAATATGAAGTGCTGCAGGACGGGAAGGGCACAATTGCCGTTACGCTGCTCCGTGCTGTGGGCGAGCTGGGCGATTGGGGGGTATTTCCGACACCGGAAGCCCAGTGCCTTGGCCCTTGTGAAGCCGAATGGATGATCATTCCCCACGGCGGCGCAGCTGACCGCTACGCAGCCTACCGGGAAGCTTACGCCTTCCCCGTCCCGGCATTCACAGCTGACACGCGGTTACACGGCGGAGAGCTGCCGCCGGATGCCGGATGGCTGCACTGGTCAGGGGAGCGGCTCGCCTTCTCCAGCCTGAAGATTGCCGAAGACAGCGGAGATGCCATTGCCCGCTGGTACAATCTCTCGGGTGAGGACACCGGACTCAAGCTGGAGACGGAAGCTGCAGCCTATGAGACTACTATTCTCGAAGAGGCCGCCGGGGCTCCTGTAGGAGCTGTTCTGGCTGTTCAAGGCTTCAAGATTGTTACTGTAGGGATTCCCGGCACTCTCCGCCAGAAAGGAAGATAA
- a CDS encoding enolase C-terminal domain-like protein — translation MATIKAIRCIRTRIDGSWTIVQVLTDCDGLYGLGSASDLYNPEAVVQVIEQLFAPLLIGRDTAYIEELWQTMQHSAYWRNGSVTQTAISGIDMALWDILGKEAGMPVYRLLGGAVRSAVPCYGHATGDSVAELKEDVQRYLEEGYSVIRCQLGGYGGGGFLQGGRNRLPEPSWIQDRAFDEQAYLQAVPAMFEQLRAEFGGGIGFTHDVHEHLSPIAAIQLAKSLEPYALFYLEDALPPEQLGWYRQLRAQSSTPQAVGELFTNPQEWLPLVQERLIDFLRVRVSKAGGISACRKISAVCEAFGVRTAWQEGGENDPVNQAAAVHLDLSAWNFGIQEINHFREEELEAFPGHIRRSGGYLYPAEKPGLGIELDEVKAKGLIGTGWKSAAYYHPYPLDRKADGTLVRP, via the coding sequence ATGGCCACAATCAAAGCCATCCGCTGCATCCGCACCAGAATAGACGGAAGCTGGACCATCGTTCAGGTCCTTACGGACTGCGACGGGCTGTACGGCCTCGGCTCCGCTTCCGATCTGTATAACCCGGAAGCGGTCGTGCAGGTCATTGAGCAGCTGTTCGCCCCGCTGCTGATTGGCCGGGATACCGCCTATATCGAGGAGCTGTGGCAGACCATGCAGCACAGCGCCTACTGGCGGAACGGCTCGGTTACGCAGACGGCGATCAGCGGCATTGATATGGCGCTGTGGGATATTCTCGGCAAGGAAGCCGGAATGCCCGTATACCGCCTGCTCGGCGGGGCAGTCCGGTCTGCGGTCCCCTGCTACGGGCATGCCACAGGGGATTCCGTCGCCGAACTGAAGGAAGATGTTCAGCGTTATCTGGAAGAAGGCTACTCAGTCATCCGCTGCCAGCTCGGAGGCTACGGCGGAGGCGGCTTCCTGCAAGGCGGGCGGAACCGCCTGCCGGAGCCTTCCTGGATCCAAGACCGGGCCTTTGATGAACAGGCCTATCTGCAGGCTGTGCCCGCCATGTTCGAGCAGCTCCGGGCTGAATTCGGCGGCGGGATCGGATTCACGCATGATGTGCATGAGCATCTGTCGCCGATTGCCGCGATCCAGCTGGCCAAGTCGCTGGAGCCGTATGCGCTGTTCTATCTGGAGGATGCCCTACCGCCGGAGCAGCTGGGCTGGTACCGCCAGCTGCGCGCCCAGAGCTCAACCCCGCAGGCGGTCGGCGAGCTGTTCACGAATCCGCAGGAATGGCTGCCGCTGGTGCAGGAGCGGCTGATCGATTTCCTGCGCGTCCGGGTATCCAAGGCGGGAGGCATCAGCGCCTGCCGCAAAATCTCCGCCGTCTGCGAAGCCTTCGGCGTACGGACAGCCTGGCAGGAAGGCGGGGAGAACGACCCCGTCAACCAGGCTGCCGCCGTTCATCTGGACCTCTCCGCCTGGAACTTCGGTATCCAGGAAATCAACCATTTCCGTGAAGAGGAGCTGGAGGCCTTCCCGGGACATATCCGGCGCTCCGGCGGGTATCTGTATCCCGCCGAGAAGCCGGGGCTCGGCATTGAGCTTGACGAGGTGAAAGCGAAGGGACTGATCGGCACCGGCTGGAAATCAGCGGCCTATTATCATCCCTACCCGCTGGACCGCAAGGCGGACGGAACTCTGGTCCGTCCTTGA